GCCTCGGCGCCTCCCCTCCCACGCAGCCACGCGTTCTGGGATATTCCTTCTTTCTATTCGGCTCGTTGGATGACGGGAGGGCTTGTTCAAGTAACGATTTCTGATGTTTCGTGTCactggcgcggcggcagcgactTGAAGGAGATCGTATGCCTGCTGCGGCTCATCAAGGGCGGAGCCAACAGGGACGGGCAGAGGATGTGCGAGCAGATCATCGCCAGGTGAGTCTCCACCAGTGAGGGCTTCGGATTTCCTCGTCTTGTTGATATTGCAGTGCCACATAGTTTGTGGTCTCAATCTTCTTCCTAGTATTGTTCTTGTGATGGCCTGCTGGATTTTGCTGTTATGAATTTTCCTGTTCCTTCTATGGAAATCAAGATAGCTTTCCTTTTATGCATTCACAACCATTACTATTATCTTCATATTCTCTATTAAAAAAGTAGCACTTCAAAATTGTAGACAACAGGGGTACGAGACAAGATACTTGTAGAGTGTCAGTCGTAAGAGTGAGTTTGTATATGGGATTGATTCATTGATCATATTTTTCCTCATTCTACTCATCTACTGGGTACGCTGACTGCACGACCTGTTCAGATCTGATAATATGCCTTTCATCTGTATGACTAGAGTTTTGTTGTTAAATCATTTTCTTAATCTGTAGTGTCGCAGCAGAGATTCAGACTATGCTAGAAGAAACCCAGCTGAAATTTGAGATGGAAAGGTATTTTACTCGCCACAAAATTTGTGTTCCATAAACTCTACTCTTCTTGGAGTTTTAGAAAGTGACTAATCTTGCAGTTAGTTGGAGCACTGAAACCTGATGGAGAgagataaataaaaatattcatCTTCACTGAGAACACACTAATTTGTGTTCTTATTTACACAAGCAGGCAGAATTTGTTGAAAGTACTGTCGAACACTTCCAAAGAGGTATTCATACATAGTTGCCTTTTGTGGGTATTATTTTGTACTAAAGTGACATCAGGTTTGTACTTCAGCAGTGCGAGAATTCACTGAATGAAGAGTACAGCAAGTTGCAAGAAACATATGATATGTTTTGTAGAGAAAAggatgcacacatgcaaacTTTCAGAGGTAGGTCAAATAAGAGCTAACTTCCGTTTGTGATGGTTTCTTCTCACTGATTTCTTCGGTAATGTATCAAGTGagcctcctttttcctttctaaaAAACTAGTATGGAGTGGTATCTACTTTTACTCCAGGATGGTTGATTTTGTCATTGTATAATTGAATTTAGAGGACACTTTTGAATGAACCTGTGTGCTTGGTTGCTACTTATCTGGATGAATTTTAATTATGTGCATGTACAGAGCATGATTTGGCAAAAAGATCAGCCTATCAACTGAGATCTGTATATGTTATGTGCAGACCTGTTCTCAGAAGTTGAAGTTGAGAAGAAGAAATTGCTTGAGCAGTACGAACATCATAGTAAGTAATAGGACCATTTGCCGTTTTTGTGCATGGACTGTTGTTTACCTGACTAGCATTCTTTCAAACAGAGAAGACGGAGACCACCATGTTATCAGAACTTCTCAGAGAAAGTAACATATGCAGAGCAATTGTATAATTGAATTTAGAGGACACTTTTGAATGAACCTGTGTGCTTGGTTGCTACTTATCTGGATGAATTTTAATTCTGTGCATGTACAGAGCATGATTTGGCAAAAAGATCAGCCTATCAACTGAGATCTGTATATGTTATGTGCAGACCTGTTCTCAGAAGTTGAAGTTGAGAAGAAGAAATTGCTTGAGCAGTACGAACATCATAGTAAGTAATAGGACCATTTGCCATTTTTGTGCATGGACTGGTGTTTACCTGACTAGCATTCTTTCAAACAGAGAAGACGGAGACCACCATGTTATCAGAACTTGACAAAACATTCTCAGAGAAAGTAACATATGCAGAGCAATCTGTCAGA
This portion of the Panicum virgatum strain AP13 chromosome 2N, P.virgatum_v5, whole genome shotgun sequence genome encodes:
- the LOC120659706 gene encoding uncharacterized protein LOC120659706 isoform X2 — its product is MPPATTPRGGAGRVPPSGDARSPAKRPRDSDDSGSDGDGDSDSDSDGGLVSDLKEIVCLLRLIKGGANRDGQRMCEQIIASVAAEIQTMLEETQLKFEMERQNLLKVLSNTSKECENSLNEEYSKLQETYDMFCREKDAHMQTFRDLFSEVEVEKKKLLEQYEHHNLFSEVEVEKKKLLEQYEHHKKTETTMLSELDKTFSEKVTYAEQSVRRMKKDDKSFIILRRMMILTLTMSEANTPRIDSK
- the LOC120659706 gene encoding centrosomal protein of 152 kDa-like isoform X3 — encoded protein: MPPATTPRGGAGRVPPSGDARSPAKRPRDSDDSGSDGDGDSDSDSDGGLVSDLKEIVCLLRLIKGGANRDGQRMCEQIIASVAAEIQTMLEETQLKFEMERQNLLKVLSNTSKEQCENSLNEEYSKLQETYDMFCREKDAHMQTFRDLFSEVEVEKKKLLEQYEHHNLFSEVEVEKKKLLEQYEHHKKTETTMLSELDKTFSEKVTYAEQSVRRMKKDDDFDLDDE
- the LOC120659706 gene encoding uncharacterized protein LOC120659706 isoform X1; this encodes MPPATTPRGGAGRVPPSGDARSPAKRPRDSDDSGSDGDGDSDSDSDGGLVSDLKEIVCLLRLIKGGANRDGQRMCEQIIASVAAEIQTMLEETQLKFEMERQNLLKVLSNTSKEQCENSLNEEYSKLQETYDMFCREKDAHMQTFRDLFSEVEVEKKKLLEQYEHHNLFSEVEVEKKKLLEQYEHHKKTETTMLSELDKTFSEKVTYAEQSVRRMKKDDKSFIILRRMMILTLTMSEANTPRIDSK